ATAAGTAATTATTGACCTCTTTGGTAAATGTTTccaacatcaattgttgtaataCTACAACTACTCCCTCAACAAAACTATTTTCAGGTATAGTTTGTTGcgactgttgttgtttggaGAATGACAATGGTGGTGAATTGATTCGTTTCAAAAGTCGATTTTGCATAGGTGTTGGATTTACAAAGTAAAATAATCCAGTTAATGGGTTGATTGCTAACACAGCTGATTTCTTGGGTGATATGGAAAACATGATCCGATGTGAATTTATCATTTCAATATCCCCGCTTATCCTAGTTCTGAGTAACTTGaatatcatcttcattatacCAGCTGAGTGTGAAATCATGAATGAGCTAataattgattcaatatGGACTTCTTCAGCTGAAGCTTCCTCATCATTAGACGACACGGAGTCAATCTGTTCTTTAAAAAGAGAGTCAGTGTCTTCATTAATCTCACCacaatctttttctctATCCTGCACTATTTTTTTAACAACATCCTCACTCTCATATTTGCCATTACGGAACCATCTataaatcaaattaaaTTTCCGATCAATTCCAATCTCAATAAACGATTTCCAATTCGAGTTCAAAAAATGCAGTGTCCAATAATTGACTATAATCAAAGAACTTCCCATTGCATACTTGATTTGCAAATTATTCTTCCACTTTAAAGTATTCAACAAACCTCGTATTTGTTTGGAAACAAGatacaatttgaatgatatGGAATACTTGTGTAATAACTCATACAATCCTTGTAATCCCAGTACACTTAGCACCTGATTGGCAATTTTCTCCAACCTCGTATATGATTCTGTCGGTAGCCTAGTAACAATCGAATCATTTTCTCCAAATGTGACCAAGGTTTCAGCTTGATTGATCCCaaacaagaatttgaaatcaatcatATAAAATGGATTATCGGTACTCAAATCGTCACTGGCCATGGTGACACAAACTTGAAACTCTTTCAGTACATCAATATAAGCACGACCATcttttatttcaaattggaattgtGGTGGTACATCAATCAAAGCAAATTTAGTCATCAATgctaaattcaaatctttcaatacTTCTAATACCTTGTGAGGACTgatttttggttgttgtagATAGTTGTGTGATGGTAAAATTGGTCTCTTTTTATAAAACACTTCCAACGCTGTTTCAATATCGAAATTGGGTAATTTAGCACCACCAAATCCACTCAATCCCGCCAACTGATGTGTTAAGtgatcaaattggaaatctTGTATTCGgaaccaattcaacaaatcgaTAAGTTTTGATACATCTTGTGATACACTGGCCCATTTGATCAAGGTATACAACTTGAGGAGATCTTGTCGTAACGATATGATTATATCAAGAAAGTACTTTTTCCGCTTTACGTCCGATTCTTCATCGACAttggttgataaattttCTATTGCAGTTGACAACTGTTTATATGATTCTTGGGCATAGAATTTGAGGATGTTGGATAAAGGTATTAGATTGGCGGTGATATGAGGAATACTACGTGGTTGTTGCTCCTGATCTTGTTTAGATACGGCGACTGTATCAGCCTTTCCATTCTTCAGTTCGGCTATAGTTCCATTCTGTGGTTGTCCCATTATGGACCATTAAGGTTGTAATTAATGCTTAGTATGATGTGTTGCAAGATTGTTATTCAATGTGTTAGTGGTTTGTGGTTTGTGGATATTAATGCAAACAGATTGAAGACCCCACAGAGCTGTAGCTTTTAGTAATGCAAAGGAGTGTGATTAAAGCTTCTATGAGTGATGGATCGCTTGCGGAATAGCTTTCCCGGATGTTAATCAGTTGATGTAATTGTAGCTAGTTCAAGCTAACTAGtggattttgaatttggttttaaagattttacaaatttttttgtttgttcttTGAGACGTTATTTCCGACTGTCGCAAGAAGTAATAACACGATATCTTCAATTCTCACTTCTACAAAGCATACCAGTCTTTTACTTTACTCTTCTACTATACAGCAAATAAATACAAAACATAATACAACATTAGCGAAAGAAACTAGCGTAAAAAAGAATGAATGGGCTATACTTTAAAAGGTCCTTCCTTTATTGCATCTGGTTAAAACTGACGATTGCTTGTGGGACACTCTGCTTTATCCAATTGAATTcctttttctccaaaattTGGCCTACTGATGGCCGTCTGTCTTTACGTACTAaaacagcatcaacaaatgatttcaattgttgttgaataacTCTAATATCTTCATCTATTGCCTCATTGTTAATTCGTTCGTTTATATCTTGCCATCCCCAATCGATCATGGCGATTCTATGAGCAGTACTGATCTTTTTGGACCTTCTTCGTTTTAACACAGAGGGTGATATACCCGAGTTTGATGCCGATGAGGCAGATGGTGCTCGAACATCAAATGGAAGTTTTGATTCCAAGATCGAGTAAACAAGAACGCCAATTGACCAGGTGTCAGTTGAACGTCCATCGTATTGTAAACCCATAAGTACTTCCGGTGCAATATAGTCTTGTGACCCACATCTAGTTTGCAGTAATTGGTTGGGTGAAGTTAGCTTCTTCGATAATCCGAAATCGCTGAGATTCATAAACGGAGTTGACATTGTCTCGTTATAagcaaaaatttgatccaCTTCCTCAGCTGAGTAAAGTAATAGGATATTCTCCAATTTTATATCTCGATGGATgacattttgttgatgaagaaatgaCGTAGTGAGAATAAGCTCACACACAACACGATGAATGTAGATCCAATAATTGATACTATTCTCATTCAATGATTGACTATGTTCCA
The Candida orthopsilosis Co 90-125, chromosome 5 draft sequence genome window above contains:
- a CDS encoding Rgr1 protein (S. cerevisiae homolog RGR1 has RNA polymerase II transcription mediator activity, has role in transcription from RNA polymerase II promoter and to mediator complex) encodes the protein MGQPQNGTIAESKNGKADTVAVSKQDQEQQPRSIPHITANLIPLSNILKFYAQESYKQLSTAIENLSTNVDEESDVKRKKYFLDIIISLRQDLLKLYTLIKWASVSQDVSKLIDLLNWFRIQDFQFDHLTHQLAGLSGFGGAKLPNFDIETALEVFYKKRPILPSHNYLQQPKISPHKVLEVLKDLNLALMTKFALIDVPPQFQFEIKDGRAYIDVSKEFQVCVTMASDDLSTDNPFYMIDFKFLFGINQAETLVTFGENDSIVTRLPTESYTRLEKIANQVLSVSGLQGLYELLHKYSISFKLYLVSKQIRGLLNTLKWKNNLQIKYAMGSSLIIVNYWTSHFLNSNWKSFIEIGIDRKFNLIYRWFRNGKYESEDVVKKIVQDREKDCGEINEDTDSLFKEQIDSVSSNDEEASAEEVHIESIISSFMISHSAGIMKMIFKLLRTRISGDIEMINSHRIMFSISPKKSAVLAINPLTGLFYFVNPTPMQNRLLKRINSPPLSFSKQQQSQQTIPENSFVEGVVVVLQQLMLETFTKEVNNYLFTTEWIHNSIIKLNDGEINNLLKSIDKTNVRDQITVQFYRRKHWPSTWFLIVMVNGLTSSTAWWVARIKSVDANWVVSYLQNLIYNPRLDYEFFKNLGKSTFKKIINHVILDELRANGIEYDNVLADEEQAGDNDAAKEVRSELDGLGLTSAVSSGSENGSVNQVTVIYKSIIKLQNTNLIPIENSSSHFYLQVELINEDNTNKMNLNLFGKLKNLSIKNSPEVAKFNLIIDHEKQNVEVATSVDLNSIINENQQHHHHQKQGFLNPIFDNLNKLNNLLQILEQLNNHKVEILDNSIDSVVVKVNEAVDKLLIQLPQNPKDAIQISAVNTKPWEIEIIIHFLNQYLQVTKSTDIVGVIHYLDEFDPIYRAVKQVQKLLNEQESGVSTSGNAAADDLKLNNGLNKICFDAIFKNLNSIQFMFNLSSTISNSRKIQKDKILISLSFKKNKFNSNDNQNLIKVSLKNNLNSKNVKFRQLFELMFKSISEMERNERDEIINLQENHLLIKLNYDFLISCNVIEEMMGRITKCFIQYLTEETK